Proteins found in one Desulfopila inferna genomic segment:
- a CDS encoding DUF4235 domain-containing protein, whose amino-acid sequence MKLTRPVSRGNLEKALMGGAVILSAYIMKMGIDAAYEKVIGSTAPRNPKEENVTWRRALLWSAATGALLGAAKVALRPKIDSGVRKLLSD is encoded by the coding sequence ATGAAACTAACGCGCCCAGTTAGTCGAGGAAATCTTGAAAAAGCCCTCATGGGCGGTGCTGTGATACTCAGCGCCTATATCATGAAAATGGGAATCGATGCAGCCTATGAGAAAGTCATCGGCAGCACTGCTCCGCGAAATCCGAAAGAAGAGAACGTCACCTGGCGCAGAGCGCTGCTCTGGTCAGCCGCCACCGGAGCACTCCTCGGTGCAGCGAAAGTTGCCCTCCGCCCAAAAATCGACAGTGGAGTAAGAAAACTGCTTTCCGACTGA
- a CDS encoding DUF1206 domain-containing protein: protein MSTSPQEQAQEKLVWMARLGYCTRGVVYIVVGALALLAALGKGGKTSGTKGALQSVMSTPLGDIMIGIIAFGLFSYALWRFVQAIKDVDGHGTDPKGLAIRGGLLVSAVTHTLLGVYALNMLFGSGGGNGGGNGGGGSKGMAAMLMQQPWGRWLVGIVALCILGAGIAHALKALKEKYKKYFAMDSSLMEKVSPIIKFGLIARAVVFAIIAFFLAYAAWTYDPQKAKGLDAALEFIQQQAYGSILLGVVALGLFAFGTYSFLEGIYRRIHP from the coding sequence ATGTCGACATCGCCCCAAGAACAAGCACAGGAAAAATTGGTATGGATGGCGCGTCTCGGCTACTGTACCCGAGGTGTCGTTTATATTGTCGTTGGGGCACTCGCGCTTCTAGCCGCACTTGGAAAAGGAGGAAAGACCTCCGGCACCAAAGGTGCTCTGCAATCCGTCATGTCCACTCCCTTGGGAGATATAATGATCGGAATCATAGCTTTCGGTCTCTTCAGTTATGCCCTTTGGCGCTTTGTCCAGGCCATCAAGGATGTCGATGGTCATGGTACGGACCCAAAAGGACTTGCCATCCGCGGTGGTTTGTTGGTCAGTGCCGTTACCCACACTTTGCTGGGTGTATACGCCCTAAACATGCTGTTTGGTTCCGGTGGCGGCAACGGTGGCGGCAACGGTGGCGGCGGGTCCAAGGGAATGGCGGCAATGCTCATGCAGCAACCATGGGGGCGGTGGCTGGTGGGGATAGTGGCGTTGTGCATTCTCGGTGCGGGCATCGCTCATGCGCTGAAGGCATTAAAAGAGAAATACAAGAAATATTTCGCCATGGATAGCAGCCTCATGGAAAAGGTAAGCCCCATAATAAAATTCGGCCTGATCGCCCGAGCCGTTGTCTTTGCCATCATAGCCTTTTTCCTTGCCTATGCAGCCTGGACCTACGACCCGCAAAAGGCCAAAGGTCTTGATGCCGCCCTTGAATTCATTCAGCAACAAGCCTATGGGAGCATATTACTTGGTGTGGTCGCCCTTGGCCTCTTCGCCTTCGGGACCTACAGCTTTCTGGAAGGAATCTATAGACGAATACATCCGTGA
- a CDS encoding DMT family transporter: MQGVSTAFVALAALLWGVSGGIGGILIGNGWDAFVVSFYRGVIGLLFVLVWLMLRPRCSGLASRRLWFWSTIAGLGVAGNFAFYFVSIAEGSVAVAATLMYCAPVFVYLVSFALKLERPSALKWFAITVVMVGIALLTQIYDTSASGVTLLGVAAGLLAGLSYAVFIFGFKYAAPHGSPQAILSISFALVAAILIWPGDASQTVAALSTPDWQLFTGLGVLGAGVSFILYVMGLNHTAPAVASIVAMVEPVTASLFGVVVLHESLVGPQIFGMVLILITVTALSLLSRSGPVT; encoded by the coding sequence ATGCAGGGCGTGAGTACAGCTTTCGTGGCGCTGGCGGCTCTTTTATGGGGGGTATCAGGCGGAATCGGCGGAATTCTCATCGGCAACGGCTGGGATGCTTTCGTGGTGTCGTTCTACCGGGGTGTGATCGGGCTGTTGTTCGTTCTCGTCTGGCTGATGCTTCGCCCGCGCTGCAGCGGGTTGGCAAGTCGTCGATTATGGTTCTGGTCGACGATTGCCGGCCTCGGCGTAGCCGGCAACTTCGCGTTCTATTTCGTGAGCATTGCGGAGGGCAGTGTCGCGGTCGCAGCTACATTGATGTACTGCGCGCCAGTGTTCGTGTATCTGGTGTCATTCGCACTAAAGCTTGAAAGGCCCAGCGCGCTGAAGTGGTTTGCGATTACAGTGGTGATGGTTGGCATCGCTTTGCTCACACAGATTTACGACACCAGTGCGAGCGGTGTAACGCTTCTCGGTGTGGCTGCCGGACTGCTTGCCGGGCTGTCCTACGCGGTATTCATTTTTGGTTTCAAATATGCTGCGCCGCACGGGAGCCCGCAGGCGATTCTCTCAATTTCGTTTGCGCTAGTTGCCGCCATCCTTATCTGGCCGGGCGATGCCAGCCAGACCGTTGCAGCCCTGAGTACACCGGATTGGCAGCTGTTCACCGGACTAGGTGTGCTTGGCGCGGGAGTGTCGTTCATTCTTTATGTCATGGGGCTGAATCATACCGCGCCGGCCGTAGCCTCAATCGTGGCAATGGTCGAACCGGTTACCGCGTCGCTGTTCGGCGTCGTGGTTTTACATGAAAGCCTGGTCGGTCCGCAAATTTTCGGCATGGTGCTGATCTTAATCACAGTGACCGCACTGAGTCTATTATCACGCTCAGGACCGGTTACCTGA
- a CDS encoding stage II sporulation protein M, with protein MFLPFFREIILHAREIRPYLLTVLAFFAAGASVGFFRPMLFPNSFSYLAEVADFLKNSTIPTIVIFLFMKNALASFLVLWTGILLGVFPLYAAAQNGYLLGAVLSLQENPLISVLNILPHGIFELPAFFLACGIGLWRGFWLFRKNKEETYGERAKKGYFIFFHLVLPLLVIAAIIEGVRIGLA; from the coding sequence ATGTTTTTACCTTTTTTTCGGGAAATAATTCTCCACGCCAGGGAAATCCGTCCTTATTTGTTGACGGTTCTTGCCTTTTTCGCGGCCGGTGCGAGTGTTGGATTTTTTCGGCCCATGCTTTTTCCCAACTCTTTCAGCTATCTGGCCGAAGTGGCCGATTTTTTAAAAAACAGCACTATTCCCACCATAGTGATCTTCCTGTTTATGAAAAACGCTCTGGCTTCCTTCCTGGTCCTGTGGACGGGAATCCTGCTGGGGGTCTTCCCCCTTTATGCCGCCGCTCAGAACGGATACTTGCTGGGGGCCGTCTTATCATTGCAGGAGAACCCCCTCATCAGCGTCCTCAACATCCTCCCTCACGGAATATTCGAACTCCCCGCTTTTTTCCTGGCATGCGGTATTGGTCTGTGGCGAGGCTTTTGGTTATTCAGGAAAAACAAAGAGGAGACCTACGGGGAGAGGGCTAAAAAAGGCTATTTCATCTTTTTCCATCTGGTCCTGCCCCTTTTGGTGATAGCCGCCATCATCGAAGGAGTACGTATCGGCCTGGCATGA
- a CDS encoding CheR family methyltransferase has protein sequence MLDYLDRPWQGYRKVRKGVMKRLRRHMEEIGCATIDCYIDFLERDPGAMQICQAHLRVTISRFFRDRQVWQHLEHRLLKELALRFPAGLSAWSAGCACGEETYSLAILRHRLGLTGSLQILASDAEPVCLERARHGIYQKSGLKELSTEDIESSFSRIGKDSFAIRIHYKENIVWRKHDLIEEPPAKRFHIILLRNNLLTYYREPLLDPAIGRIVQTLAPGGLFIVGAHEWLPASAVSLVRDKQCPFIYHLPSW, from the coding sequence TTGCTTGACTATCTCGACCGACCCTGGCAGGGCTACAGGAAAGTGCGCAAAGGGGTGATGAAGCGGTTGCGCCGCCATATGGAAGAGATTGGCTGTGCCACCATTGACTGCTATATCGACTTCCTGGAACGAGATCCCGGTGCCATGCAGATCTGCCAGGCCCATCTGCGGGTCACCATCAGCAGATTCTTCCGTGACCGTCAGGTATGGCAGCACCTCGAACATCGCCTGCTCAAGGAACTTGCACTCCGTTTTCCCGCAGGGCTGTCGGCCTGGTCAGCTGGCTGCGCCTGCGGTGAGGAAACCTACAGCCTCGCTATCCTCCGGCACAGGCTGGGATTGACGGGATCCCTGCAAATACTCGCAAGCGATGCCGAGCCGGTCTGCCTCGAGCGTGCCCGCCACGGTATCTATCAGAAAAGCGGCCTCAAGGAGCTCTCGACGGAAGATATTGAGTCTTCCTTCAGCAGGATAGGGAAAGACTCCTTTGCCATCCGCATTCATTACAAGGAAAACATCGTCTGGCGGAAGCACGATCTGATCGAGGAGCCTCCAGCAAAGAGGTTCCATATCATCCTGCTGCGCAATAATCTCCTCACCTATTACCGCGAGCCCCTGCTCGATCCTGCCATTGGTCGCATCGTCCAGACCCTGGCGCCGGGTGGCCTTTTCATCGTCGGTGCCCATGAATGGCTGCCGGCATCGGCTGTCAGCCTCGTCCGTGACAAACAGTGCCCCTTCATCTACCACCTCCCGTCTTGGTAA